The proteins below come from a single Campylobacter sp. CCUG 57310 genomic window:
- the csm2 gene encoding type III-A CRISPR-associated protein Csm2, with translation MNGYRNGGGNYNAGNKPQANSLPPIVLDYKKDPNLFDTTAKTVAEKISGTKATQMRAFYDYVIELEQKSNTEEFSEILPFVKMLNSKAAYSNARRHSSSEFVEMINKCVAQVSTKDDLRVFKLFFEAVIGFSKK, from the coding sequence ATGAATGGATATAGAAATGGCGGTGGTAATTATAATGCCGGCAATAAACCGCAAGCAAACTCTTTGCCGCCAATCGTTTTAGACTACAAAAAAGATCCAAATTTGTTTGATACTACGGCAAAAACGGTTGCTGAGAAAATATCGGGAACAAAAGCTACGCAAATGAGAGCATTTTATGACTATGTCATAGAGTTAGAGCAAAAGTCAAACACCGAAGAGTTTAGCGAAATTTTGCCATTTGTAAAGATGCTAAATTCAAAAGCGGCTTATTCAAATGCCAGGAGACATTCTAGTAGTGAATTTGTTGAGATGATAAACAAGTGCGTGGCTCAGGTAAGTACAAAGGATGATCTAAGGGTATTTAAACTCTTTTTTGAGGCCGTTATAGGCTTTTCTAAGAAATAA